One window of Campylobacter sp. RM12651 genomic DNA carries:
- a CDS encoding NADH-quinone oxidoreductase subunit C, translating to MREYKDKINAQKQDYYKDRFYHAPQTTKIDIKGSEFEYLFDEFNNNFSVLNSFIELDIAVFIINKEDNLKALRKAKDLGFTTFTELICSDYLAKDNSYEVQYLLLNMNKKQRLRIVTTCKADEAIESGVCVFKGLNWSEREAYDMLGVNFINHPNLKRLLMPDDWFDYPLKKSYPLEGDEFAKWYEIDRIFGKEYREVVGPENRDSGRVDCNDTNNFSRIYHEVPKGAEPISIAYKQEYQEDEGVMFVKKVKRADSKFIEGRR from the coding sequence ATGAGAGAATATAAAGACAAGATTAATGCGCAAAAGCAAGACTACTACAAAGATAGATTTTATCACGCACCACAAACTACTAAAATTGATATAAAAGGTAGTGAATTTGAATATTTATTTGATGAGTTTAATAATAATTTTTCTGTTTTAAATTCTTTTATTGAGCTTGATATTGCAGTTTTTATAATCAATAAAGAAGATAATTTAAAGGCTTTAAGAAAGGCTAAAGATTTAGGTTTTACAACTTTTACTGAATTGATTTGTTCTGATTATTTGGCTAAAGATAATTCTTATGAAGTTCAATATCTTTTATTAAATATGAATAAAAAACAAAGGCTTAGAATAGTTACAACCTGTAAGGCAGATGAAGCTATCGAGAGTGGAGTTTGTGTATTTAAGGGTTTAAATTGGTCTGAAAGAGAAGCTTATGATATGTTGGGTGTAAATTTTATTAATCACCCTAACTTAAAAAGACTATTAATGCCTGATGATTGGTTTGATTATCCACTTAAAAAATCTTATCCTTTAGAAGGAGATGAATTTGCCAAATGGTATGAAATAGATAGAATTTTTGGTAAGGAATATCGTGAAGTTGTAGGGCCTGAAAATCGTGATTCAGGAAGAGTTGATTGTAATGATACAAATAATTTTTCTAGAATTTATCACGAAGTTCCAAAAGGAGCTGAGCCTATTAGTATTGCTTATAAACAAGAATATCAAGAAGATGAAGGCGTAATGTTTGTTAAGAAAGTTAAGCGTGCTGATTCAAAATTCATAGAAGGAAGAAGATAA
- the fliW gene encoding flagellar assembly protein FliW — protein MIFEVKFPILGFEDTTKVELEKMYDCFARLKSVDGRGFTFTMLNPYAICKEYEFDMPLSYKALLEVTASSNIEIYNILILNKSVEESTINMLAPVILNHDNNTMAQIILDPTQYPFYHPTEKIKNFLQQNMNELKQ, from the coding sequence ATGATATTTGAAGTTAAGTTTCCTATATTAGGTTTTGAAGATACTACAAAAGTAGAGTTAGAAAAAATGTATGATTGTTTCGCGAGATTAAAGAGTGTTGATGGTAGAGGTTTTACATTTACTATGCTAAATCCTTATGCTATTTGTAAAGAATACGAATTTGATATGCCACTTTCTTACAAAGCTTTACTTGAAGTTACAGCTAGTTCAAATATTGAAATTTATAATATTTTGATTTTAAATAAAAGCGTTGAAGAATCTACTATAAATATGTTAGCTCCGGTGATTTTAAACCACGATAATAACACTATGGCACAAATTATTTTAGACCCAACTCAATATCCATTCTATCATCCAACAGAAAAGATTAAAAATTTCTTACAACAAAATATGAATGAACTAAAGCAATGA
- the nrdD gene encoding anaerobic ribonucleoside-triphosphate reductase: MKNNEKRTKCMVYTRVMGYHRPVESFNLGKKGEHKERKMFVIK, translated from the coding sequence ATGAAAAATAACGAAAAAAGAACAAAATGTATGGTTTATACTAGAGTAATGGGTTATCACAGACCCGTAGAAAGCTTTAATCTAGGCAAAAAAGGCGAACATAAAGAAAGGAAAATGTTTGTTATCAAATGA
- the nuoD gene encoding NADH dehydrogenase (quinone) subunit D, with translation MQIPSKLKPYYENVAFSKEDGRMIINLGPQHPSSHGNLRLVLELDGEKVVKCTPMIGYMHRGMEKMAENMIYQEFIPTTDRMDYVAASANNYAYVAAVEKLCGLEIPRRAQIIRMMLLELNRLASHLLWLATHALDIGAMTVFLYCFREREYVMDLIEKYCGARLTHSSMRIGGAMLDLPANFTQELLAFCDKFLNDVKDYETLLDDNRIWRLRTEGVGVVTKEQALSWGCSGVMLRGSGIEWDIRKEEPYLLYNEVQFGVPFANQGDTYARYKCYMQEFRESVKILRQLVPMYRESSPELICNNKEFVSASKEQIMTQNYSLMQHFVLVTQGLRPPVGDVYVPTESPKGELGYFIKSDGSTRPYRLKARTPSFWHCSFYEELLVGTYVADVVAIMGSTNIVLGEIDR, from the coding sequence ATGCAAATACCATCAAAGTTAAAACCTTATTATGAAAATGTAGCCTTTAGTAAAGAAGATGGCAGAATGATTATAAATCTTGGTCCTCAGCACCCAAGCTCACACGGAAACTTAAGATTAGTGTTAGAGCTTGATGGGGAAAAAGTAGTTAAATGCACTCCAATGATTGGTTATATGCATCGTGGTATGGAAAAAATGGCTGAAAATATGATTTATCAAGAATTTATTCCAACTACTGATAGAATGGATTATGTAGCAGCAAGTGCAAATAACTATGCTTATGTAGCAGCTGTTGAGAAGCTTTGTGGTTTAGAAATTCCTAGAAGAGCTCAAATCATTAGAATGATGTTATTAGAATTAAATAGACTTGCTAGTCATTTATTATGGCTTGCAACTCACGCACTTGATATTGGAGCAATGACTGTATTTTTATATTGCTTTAGAGAGCGTGAATATGTTATGGATTTAATAGAAAAATATTGTGGTGCAAGACTTACACATTCATCTATGAGAATAGGTGGTGCAATGCTTGATTTACCAGCTAATTTCACTCAAGAATTATTAGCATTTTGTGATAAATTCCTAAACGATGTAAAAGATTATGAAACATTACTTGATGATAATAGAATTTGGCGTCTTAGAACAGAAGGCGTTGGGGTTGTTACAAAAGAACAAGCATTAAGCTGGGGTTGTAGCGGCGTAATGCTTCGTGGAAGTGGAATTGAATGGGATATTAGAAAAGAAGAGCCATATTTACTTTATAATGAAGTTCAATTTGGTGTTCCTTTTGCAAACCAAGGAGATACTTACGCAAGATATAAATGCTATATGCAAGAGTTTCGTGAGAGTGTAAAAATACTTAGACAATTAGTGCCTATGTATAGAGAGAGTTCTCCTGAATTAATTTGCAACAATAAAGAATTTGTAAGTGCAAGTAAAGAACAAATTATGACTCAAAATTATTCTTTAATGCAGCATTTCGTATTAGTTACTCAAGGTCTTCGCCCACCTGTTGGAGATGTATATGTGCCAACAGAAAGTCCTAAAGGAGAGCTTGGATATTTTATTAAAAGTGATGGTTCAACTAGACCTTATCGTCTTAAAGCTAGAACTCCTAGTTTTTGGCATTGTTCGTTTTATGAAGAGCTTTTGGTTGGAACTTATGTGGCTGATGTTGTGGCTATTATGGGTTCAACAAATATTGTTTTAGGGGAGATTGATAGATGA
- the rpsG gene encoding 30S ribosomal protein S7, translated as MRRRRAQVREVLADPIYGSKVITKFINSLMYDGKKSVATEILYGAIDLISSKNSEVKGIDIFNDAIENVKPVLEIKARRVGGATYQVPVEVRPVRQQALAIRWIILNARKRSERTMIEKLAGELMDAANSKGAAFKKKEDTYKMAEANKAFAHYRW; from the coding sequence ATGAGAAGAAGAAGAGCACAAGTTAGAGAAGTTCTAGCTGATCCTATTTATGGTAGTAAAGTAATTACAAAATTTATTAATTCATTAATGTATGATGGTAAAAAATCTGTTGCTACTGAAATTTTATATGGTGCGATTGATTTAATATCGTCTAAAAATAGCGAAGTTAAAGGTATAGATATATTTAATGATGCTATTGAAAATGTAAAACCTGTTTTAGAAATTAAAGCACGCCGTGTTGGTGGTGCAACTTATCAAGTTCCTGTTGAAGTTCGCCCTGTTCGCCAACAAGCGCTAGCAATTCGCTGGATTATTCTAAACGCTAGAAAAAGAAGCGAAAGAACAATGATTGAAAAATTAGCAGGTGAGTTAATGGATGCAGCAAATAGCAAAGGTGCAGCATTCAAGAAAAAAGAAGATACTTACAAAATGGCAGAAGCGAACAAAGCATTTGCACATTATAGATGGTAA
- a CDS encoding NADH-ubiquinone oxidoreductase subunit E family protein — MRRIDLRKSKDLFADLKTHIDNAKANEVLVVLFEIGDFSNIDKSYEFVANNNCKMMNSLKFNQSDWTIVIKKEAK; from the coding sequence ATGAGAAGAATTGACCTTAGAAAAAGTAAAGATTTATTTGCTGATTTAAAAACTCATATTGATAATGCTAAAGCTAATGAAGTTTTGGTTGTTTTATTTGAAATCGGAGATTTTTCTAATATTGATAAATCTTATGAATTTGTAGCTAATAATAATTGTAAGATGATGAACTCACTTAAATTTAATCAAAGTGATTGGACTATAGTTATTAAAAAGGAAGCAAAATGA
- a CDS encoding NAD(P)H-quinone oxidoreductase subunit 3: MSSSDVDIQYFGILAMLVIATGLFFGLVFLAKTIGNSLARKNRKKLGLGPYECGPLPQKQAVKINSQFFIFALIFILFDIEVVFMYPWALMYKQLGLFALIEMVCFFVLLLVGFIYAYKKGALQWQSIN; the protein is encoded by the coding sequence ATGTCTAGTTCAGATGTGGATATTCAGTATTTCGGCATTTTAGCAATGTTAGTTATTGCTACAGGCTTATTTTTTGGACTAGTTTTTTTAGCAAAAACAATAGGAAATTCTTTAGCTAGAAAAAATAGAAAAAAATTAGGCTTAGGACCTTATGAGTGCGGACCTTTACCGCAAAAACAAGCAGTTAAAATAAATTCACAATTTTTTATTTTTGCTTTAATTTTTATCTTGTTTGATATAGAAGTTGTTTTTATGTATCCTTGGGCTTTAATGTATAAGCAATTAGGACTTTTTGCATTGATTGAAATGGTTTGTTTTTTTGTTTTACTTTTAGTTGGTTTTATCTATGCGTATAAAAAAGGAGCGTTACAATGGCAGAGCATCAATTAA
- the rpsL gene encoding 30S ribosomal protein S12 produces MPTINQLVRKERKKVIVKSKSPALKDCPQRRGVCTRVYTTTPKKPNSALRKVAKVRLTTGFEVISYIGGEGHNLQEHSIVLVRGGRVKDLPGVKYHIVRGALDTAGVAKRTVSRSKYGTKRPKPGQAAAPTKGKK; encoded by the coding sequence GTGCCTACCATAAATCAATTGGTTAGAAAAGAACGCAAAAAAGTGATTGTTAAATCAAAATCACCAGCGTTAAAAGATTGCCCACAAAGACGTGGCGTTTGTACAAGAGTTTATACTACAACTCCTAAAAAACCTAACTCAGCGTTAAGAAAAGTTGCAAAAGTTAGATTAACAACAGGATTTGAAGTTATTAGTTATATTGGTGGTGAAGGACACAACCTACAAGAACACAGCATCGTTTTAGTGCGTGGCGGAAGGGTTAAAGACTTACCAGGTGTTAAGTATCACATCGTTCGTGGTGCTTTAGATACTGCAGGTGTTGCAAAGAGAACAGTTTCAAGATCAAAATATGGAACAAAAAGACCAAAGCCAGGTCAAGCAGCAGCTCCTACAAAAGGCAAAAAATAA
- a CDS encoding anaerobic ribonucleoside-triphosphate reductase activating protein, whose product MIYDITPFSVIDYPNYISCIVWIAGCNLRCKYCYNEHIINGFSNVSKNQLKSFLESRVCLVDGVVFSGGECTNSANLLDYIKLAKSLGYLIKIDSNGSNPKVIKNILENDLANYFAIDFKAPKEKLKALTGLDYFDEFDKTLDILLDFKAEFEIRTTWHFDLLSVDEVLKMNEYLRKKGYKNKYYLQKFLEVPNIANLKQSIKTIDFNRLNDDFMLRNFN is encoded by the coding sequence ATGATTTATGATATTACCCCTTTTAGTGTGATTGATTATCCTAATTATATCTCTTGCATAGTGTGGATTGCAGGTTGTAATTTAAGGTGTAAATATTGCTATAACGAGCATATTATAAATGGTTTTTCTAATGTAAGTAAAAATCAATTAAAAAGCTTTTTAGAAAGTAGGGTATGTTTAGTTGATGGGGTTGTTTTTAGTGGTGGAGAATGTACTAATTCTGCTAATTTATTAGATTATATAAAATTAGCAAAAAGCTTAGGCTATTTAATCAAAATTGATAGTAATGGCTCAAATCCTAAGGTAATTAAAAATATTTTAGAAAATGATTTAGCAAATTATTTTGCTATTGATTTTAAAGCCCCTAAAGAGAAACTAAAAGCTCTTACGGGGCTTGATTATTTTGATGAGTTTGATAAGACTTTAGATATTTTGCTAGATTTTAAAGCAGAATTTGAAATAAGAACTACTTGGCATTTTGACTTACTTAGCGTTGATGAAGTGCTTAAGATGAATGAGTATTTAAGAAAAAAGGGTTATAAAAATAAATATTATTTACAAAAATTTTTAGAAGTGCCAAATATTGCTAATCTAAAGCAAAGCATTAAAACGATTGATTTTAATAGACTTAATGATGATTTTATGTTAAGGAATTTTAATTAA
- the fusA gene encoding elongation factor G — protein sequence MARQTPLSRVRNIGIAAHIDAGKTTTSERILFFTGMSHKIGETHEGTATMDWMEQEKERGITITSAATTCFWKDHQINLIDTPGHVDFTIEVERSMRVLDGAVSVFCSVGGVQPQSETVWRQANKYHVPRIVFVNKMDRVGANFYNVEAQIKNRLKANPVPIQIPIGAEDTFRGVVDLVKMVAYVWDDDKKPTDYTEIEIPADLKEKAEEYRTKLVEAVAETSEELMDKYLGGEELTNDEIYKGIKKGCLDLSIIPMCCGTAFKNKGVQPLLDAVVKYLPAPDEVADIRGQYEDGTETSVKSTDDGEFAGLAFKIMTDPFVGQLTFVRVYRGKLESGSYAYNATKDKKERIGRLLKMHSNKREEIKELYAGEIGAIVGLKDTLTGDTLASEKDKVILEKMDFPDPVISVAVEPKTKADQEKMGIALNKLAQEDPSFRVSTDEESGQTIISGMGELHLEIIVDRMLREFKVDAEVGKPQVAYRETIRQSVEQEYKYAKQSGGRGQYGHVFLRLEPLEPGKGYEFVNDIKGGVVPKEYIPAVDKGIQEALQNGVLAGYPVEDVKVTLFDGSYHEVDSSEMAFKLAASMGFKEGARKAGAVILEPIMKVEVETPEDYMGDVIGDLNKRRGQVNSMDERGGNKIIAAFCPLAEMFGYSTDLRSQTQGRATYSMEFDHYSEVPRNVSEEIIKKRNM from the coding sequence ATGGCAAGACAAACTCCTTTATCTCGTGTTAGAAATATTGGTATTGCTGCGCACATTGACGCAGGAAAAACTACAACATCAGAAAGAATTTTATTCTTTACTGGTATGAGTCATAAAATTGGTGAAACTCACGAAGGTACAGCTACAATGGACTGGATGGAGCAAGAAAAAGAGCGTGGTATTACAATTACTTCAGCTGCTACAACTTGCTTTTGGAAAGACCACCAAATCAACCTAATTGACACCCCAGGCCACGTTGACTTTACTATTGAAGTTGAGCGTTCAATGAGGGTTTTAGATGGTGCTGTATCAGTATTTTGCTCTGTTGGTGGAGTTCAACCACAAAGTGAAACCGTATGGAGACAAGCAAATAAATATCATGTTCCAAGAATAGTATTCGTAAATAAAATGGATAGAGTTGGAGCAAATTTTTATAATGTTGAAGCACAAATTAAAAATCGTTTAAAAGCTAATCCAGTTCCAATTCAAATTCCAATTGGTGCTGAAGACACATTCCGTGGTGTAGTTGATTTAGTAAAAATGGTTGCTTATGTTTGGGATGATGATAAAAAACCAACAGATTATACAGAAATTGAAATTCCAGCTGACTTAAAAGAAAAAGCTGAAGAATATAGAACAAAATTAGTAGAAGCAGTTGCTGAAACTAGTGAAGAACTAATGGATAAATACCTAGGTGGAGAAGAATTAACAAACGATGAAATCTACAAAGGTATCAAAAAAGGTTGCCTTGATTTATCAATTATTCCTATGTGCTGCGGAACTGCATTCAAAAACAAAGGTGTTCAACCACTACTAGATGCTGTTGTAAAATACTTACCAGCTCCTGATGAAGTTGCAGATATTCGTGGTCAATATGAAGACGGCACAGAAACAAGTGTTAAATCAACTGATGATGGCGAATTTGCAGGATTAGCATTCAAAATTATGACTGACCCATTCGTTGGACAGCTTACTTTCGTTCGTGTTTATCGTGGAAAACTTGAAAGTGGTAGTTATGCTTACAATGCAACAAAAGATAAAAAAGAAAGAATTGGTCGTTTATTAAAAATGCACTCAAACAAGCGTGAGGAAATTAAAGAACTTTATGCTGGAGAAATTGGTGCTATCGTAGGCCTAAAAGATACACTAACAGGTGATACTTTAGCAAGTGAAAAAGATAAAGTAATTTTAGAAAAAATGGATTTCCCTGATCCTGTTATTAGTGTTGCAGTTGAACCAAAAACTAAAGCTGACCAAGAAAAAATGGGTATCGCACTTAATAAACTTGCACAAGAAGACCCAAGCTTTAGAGTTTCAACTGATGAAGAAAGCGGACAAACTATTATTTCAGGTATGGGTGAATTACACCTTGAAATTATCGTAGATAGAATGCTTAGAGAATTTAAAGTTGATGCTGAAGTAGGTAAGCCACAAGTTGCTTATCGTGAAACAATCCGCCAAAGCGTTGAGCAAGAATACAAATATGCAAAACAATCTGGTGGTCGTGGTCAATATGGACATGTATTCTTACGCCTTGAGCCACTTGAGCCAGGTAAAGGATACGAATTCGTTAATGATATTAAAGGTGGGGTTGTTCCAAAAGAATATATTCCTGCAGTTGATAAAGGTATTCAAGAAGCATTACAAAATGGTGTTTTAGCTGGATATCCTGTAGAAGACGTAAAAGTTACACTATTTGATGGAAGTTATCACGAAGTTGATTCAAGCGAAATGGCATTTAAATTAGCTGCTTCAATGGGCTTTAAAGAAGGTGCTAGAAAAGCTGGTGCTGTAATACTTGAACCTATTATGAAAGTTGAAGTTGAAACACCTGAAGATTATATGGGTGATGTAATTGGAGATTTAAATAAACGCCGTGGTCAAGTAAATAGTATGGATGAGCGTGGTGGAAATAAAATCATCGCAGCATTCTGCCCACTTGCTGAAATGTTTGGATATTCAACTGACTTAAGAAGCCAAACACAAGGTCGTGCTACATATTCAATGGAATTTGACCACTATAGTGAAGTTCCAAGAAATGTTTCTGAAGAAATCATCAAAAAAAGAAATATGTAA
- a CDS encoding NADH-quinone oxidoreductase subunit B encodes MAEHQLNTNGMPIALTSVDKLVGWGQSNSLWAFSYGLACCAIEMMAGGGSRYDFDRFGTIFRASPRHSDVMLVAGTLSKKHAEFTRRLYDMMPDPKWVISVGSCANTGGMFNTYSTVQGVDRIVPVDIYVPGCAPRPESFQFALMILQKKIRKEKISKKIAAKRLV; translated from the coding sequence ATGGCAGAGCATCAATTAAACACAAATGGAATGCCAATAGCTTTAACTTCGGTAGATAAGTTAGTTGGTTGGGGTCAAAGTAACTCTTTATGGGCATTTTCTTATGGTCTTGCTTGTTGTGCTATTGAGATGATGGCTGGTGGTGGTTCAAGGTATGATTTTGATAGATTTGGAACTATTTTTAGAGCAAGTCCAAGACATAGCGATGTAATGCTTGTAGCTGGAACTCTTAGTAAAAAACATGCAGAATTTACAAGAAGATTATACGATATGATGCCTGATCCAAAGTGGGTTATATCTGTTGGTAGTTGTGCAAACACTGGTGGTATGTTTAATACTTATTCAACGGTTCAAGGTGTTGATAGGATAGTTCCTGTTGATATTTATGTTCCTGGTTGTGCTCCACGCCCTGAAAGTTTTCAATTTGCTTTAATGATACTTCAAAAGAAAATTAGAAAAGAAAAAATATCTAAAAAAATAGCAGCAAAAAGGTTGGTGTAA
- a CDS encoding pyrroline-5-carboxylate reductase, giving the protein MNENIYILGNGKMAKAIAKGLENSNFNVVFVVRNKLNVGVKNCISYEEFDITNKICILCFKPYNLDEVSKKFLGKTAKIIISPLAGISIDSLKVIASEYYLKIMPNIAAEYNKSCTTYVGDKTHKYFDLALNIIKGFGVAIECENENELNLAMAINGCAPAFLALVAEALANGGVSIGLKNDKSYELVKSLFASFESLIANNHPALIKEGVCSPAGVSIKGVNVLEDEAVRSAFIKAIKASANKN; this is encoded by the coding sequence ATGAATGAAAATATTTATATCCTTGGCAATGGCAAAATGGCGAAAGCTATTGCTAAAGGATTAGAAAATTCAAATTTTAATGTGGTTTTTGTAGTAAGAAATAAATTAAATGTAGGTGTTAAAAATTGTATTTCTTATGAAGAATTTGATATTACTAATAAGATTTGTATTTTATGCTTTAAGCCATATAATTTAGATGAAGTTAGTAAAAAATTTTTAGGTAAAACTGCAAAAATTATCATTAGTCCTTTAGCAGGAATTAGTATTGATAGTTTAAAAGTAATTGCATCTGAATATTATTTAAAAATTATGCCAAATATTGCTGCTGAATACAATAAATCTTGCACTACTTATGTAGGAGATAAAACTCATAAATATTTTGATTTAGCTTTAAATATTATTAAAGGTTTTGGGGTAGCAATAGAATGTGAGAATGAAAATGAGCTTAATTTAGCTATGGCCATTAATGGTTGTGCCCCTGCGTTTTTAGCGTTAGTTGCTGAAGCTTTAGCTAATGGTGGAGTTAGTATAGGGCTTAAAAACGATAAATCTTATGAGTTGGTAAAATCATTATTTGCTAGTTTTGAGAGTTTAATTGCTAATAATCATCCAGCATTAATTAAAGAAGGTGTATGCTCTCCAGCTGGAGTTAGTATAAAAGGTGTTAATGTTTTAGAAGATGAAGCTGTTAGAAGTGCTTTTATAAAAGCTATAAAAGCTAGTGCAAATAAAAATTAA
- a CDS encoding YagU family protein: MTFTKPSDRRLALSFWIGILAGIFGAIVKWGWEVPFPPRNPNFVWPLDALERTTPPKIFLEQIGMPTDFTYMFSGMDMPLSIFIVHVGFSIVFGVMYCMIAEIWPRIKMWQGAVFGFFVYLFAHVIVMPLIAQVPPLSQIPFDEHLSEIFGHIVWLWGMEIVRRDIRNRITKSPDIE; encoded by the coding sequence ATGACTTTTACAAAACCTAGCGATAGGCGTTTGGCTTTATCTTTTTGGATTGGAATTCTAGCTGGAATATTCGGTGCTATTGTTAAATGGGGCTGGGAAGTGCCATTTCCACCAAGAAATCCTAATTTTGTTTGGCCTCTTGATGCATTAGAAAGAACAACTCCACCTAAAATATTTTTAGAACAAATTGGTATGCCTACTGATTTTACTTATATGTTTTCAGGTATGGATATGCCTTTATCAATTTTCATTGTTCATGTTGGATTTTCAATTGTATTTGGTGTTATGTATTGTATGATTGCAGAAATTTGGCCTCGTATTAAAATGTGGCAAGGTGCTGTATTTGGATTCTTCGTATATTTATTCGCGCATGTAATTGTAATGCCTTTAATAGCACAAGTTCCACCTTTATCACAAATTCCATTTGATGAACATTTATCAGAAATATTTGGACATATTGTATGGCTATGGGGAATGGAAATAGTAAGAAGAGATATAAGAAATAGAATTACAAAATCACCTGATATTGAATAA
- the bamD gene encoding outer membrane protein assembly factor BamD: protein MKKLNIFLLILTIFFSACASNKKDMFDDYNLSDSAWLEKIIESVKKNDLEKADSDYISLYSEHINSPLLASAMLILSQAHANEHEYLLANYYIDEYIKLYGNSQNYEWLNYLKIRNNFYAFSLPNRNQYLLLDSIKDADIFLSTYKNSKYTPLVNSIKTKLNLTQIMLDTDIRNLYRRMGHDISEEIYDKKIKDSDLNDIKYIKPRLPWYRRLFESSYAL, encoded by the coding sequence ATGAAAAAACTTAATATTTTTTTACTAATTTTAACGATATTTTTTAGCGCTTGTGCTAGCAATAAAAAAGATATGTTTGATGATTATAATTTAAGCGATAGTGCTTGGTTAGAAAAAATCATTGAAAGTGTAAAAAAGAATGATTTAGAAAAGGCAGATAGTGATTATATATCTTTGTATAGCGAGCATATAAATAGCCCACTTTTAGCAAGTGCTATGTTAATTCTATCACAAGCACACGCAAATGAACACGAATATTTGTTAGCAAATTATTACATAGATGAATATATAAAGCTATATGGTAATAGCCAAAATTACGAATGGCTAAATTATCTTAAAATTAGAAATAATTTTTATGCTTTTTCATTGCCTAATAGAAATCAATATTTGCTTTTAGACTCAATTAAAGATGCTGATATTTTCTTATCTACTTATAAAAATTCAAAATATACGCCTTTAGTAAATAGTATTAAGACTAAATTAAATCTTACTCAAATTATGCTAGATACTGATATTAGGAATTTATATAGAAGAATGGGACATGATATAAGCGAAGAAATCTATGATAAAAAGATTAAAGATAGTGATTTAAACGATATTAAATATATAAAACCAAGACTTCCTTGGTATAGAAGATTATTTGAAAGCAGCTACGCACTTTGA